One part of the Coffea eugenioides isolate CCC68of chromosome 10, Ceug_1.0, whole genome shotgun sequence genome encodes these proteins:
- the LOC113750196 gene encoding uncharacterized protein LOC113750196, which translates to MASATLFRMSRPLGLPCYPSSSSSNNSKFSSMVSTRSVKATCLGSSGGLSTENWLSTGPPSGHGERAPKEVKVSVSSSGCLVTSKPKTDMWVDLAQFLTDVAQFVVLQLRRLAFFNKRTPWKLHMQMFLEKVIMDCRFFAMFAVGGSLLGSGLCFVEGFSLILESYLQYFHSLSQGSEQEHLVHLLIEAIDMFLVAITMLLFGMEMHVMFVGSSGLAGKLSRFLHLSTSTKAVPSRVGIHTIMQAKSKIGQAVIMMLQVGVLEKFKTIPLVTGFDLACFAGAVFTSSACMLLLSKLAGSGSGALKR; encoded by the exons ATGGCATCCGCTACATTATTCAGAATGTCCAGACCCCTTGGTCTGCCTTGCTATCCTTCTTCTTCGTCTTCGAATAACAGCAAATTTTCATCAATGGTGTCTACTAGGTCTGTCAAAGCAACGTGTCTTGGCAGCAGCGGTGGCTTAAGTACAGAGAATTGGCTTTCCACTGGGCCGCCTTCTGGTCATGGTGAAAGGGCTCCCAAGGAAGTAAAGGTGTCCGTTTCATCTTCAGGGTGCCTTGTCACTTCCAAACCAAAGACGGACATGTGGGTTGACTTGGCTCAATTTCTTACAGATGTTGCTCAATTTGTAGTTCTACAGCTTAGGAGATTGgctttttttaataaaagaacACCTTGGAAGTTACATATGCAGATGTTCCTGGAAAAG GTGATAATGGATTGCAGATTCTTTGCAATGTTTGCTGTTGGAGGATCTTTACTTGGTTCAGGATTATGCTTTGTCGAG GGATTCTCCTTGATATTGGAATCATATTTGCAATATTTTCATTCCCTGTCTCAAGGGTCAGAGCAAGAACATCTTGTCCACCTCTTAATTGAAGCGATCG ACATGTTTCTGGTTGCAATTACAATGCTTTTATTCGGAATGGAGATGCATGTCATGTTTGTAGGATCATCTGGTCTTGCAGGCAAATTGTCACGGTTTCTCCATCTATCAACCTCAACAAAG GCAGTTCCATCAAGAGTTGGAATTCACACAATAATGCAAGCCAAGTCGAAAATCGGGCAAGCTGTCATAATGATGCTTCAAGTGGGAGTGCTGGAGAAGTTCAAGACAATACCTTTGGTTACTGGTTTTGACCTTGCTTGCTTTGCTGGCGCTGTATTTACTTCTTCTGCTTGCATGCTCCTCCTTTCAAAACTTGCTGGTAGTGGCAGTGGCGCTTTGAAAAGATAG